The following proteins are encoded in a genomic region of Bernardetia sp. MNP-M8:
- a CDS encoding SDR family oxidoreductase — protein sequence MLLDLTGKIALVAGSTQGIGLATAQLFAQSGATVILLARNEEKLKEVIIELSIPKNQKHGYLVADFSSPKTLQDVLSDAHKAGTFEGAHILVNNTGGPPPNKAHEASLQSFRDAFEQHLICNQILVQALFPFMKKEEFGRIINVISTSVKQPIDNLGVSNTIRAAVANWAKTLSFELAQYGITVNNVLPGMTSTSRLDAIVKNKSKTANISEDEAIHQLKSTIPAYRFAEAEEIANAILFLASDKASYVNGINLPVDGGRTRNL from the coding sequence ATGCTCTTAGATTTAACAGGAAAAATAGCTTTAGTGGCAGGAAGTACTCAAGGAATTGGACTTGCAACAGCTCAACTCTTTGCACAAAGTGGTGCAACAGTAATTCTTTTGGCAAGAAATGAAGAAAAATTAAAGGAAGTTATTATAGAACTTTCAATACCAAAAAATCAAAAACATGGTTATTTAGTAGCTGATTTTTCTTCTCCCAAAACATTACAAGATGTTTTGAGTGATGCTCATAAAGCAGGAACTTTTGAAGGCGCACATATTTTAGTCAATAATACAGGAGGTCCTCCTCCAAACAAAGCACATGAAGCCTCTTTACAGTCTTTCAGAGATGCTTTTGAACAACATCTTATTTGTAATCAAATATTAGTGCAAGCTCTTTTTCCATTTATGAAAAAAGAAGAGTTTGGAAGAATTATCAATGTTATTTCTACAAGTGTAAAACAACCGATTGATAACTTGGGCGTTTCTAATACAATACGTGCAGCCGTTGCAAATTGGGCAAAAACTCTTTCTTTTGAATTAGCTCAATATGGAATTACAGTAAATAATGTTCTTCCAGGCATGACTTCTACTTCAAGATTAGATGCAATTGTTAAGAATAAATCTAAAACAGCCAATATTTCAGAAGACGAAGCCATTCATCAATTAAAATCAACTATCCCAGCTTATCGTTTTGCTGAAGCTGAAGAGATTGCAAATGCTATTTTATTTTTAGCATCAGATAAAGCAAGTTATGTAAATGGAATTAACTTGCCTGTTGATGGGGGAAGAACAAGAAACTTATAG
- a CDS encoding 7TM diverse intracellular signaling domain-containing protein produces the protein MIILLCFSNSAFAQSVSTTFLSDSTQSYIITDKIGIFREENQQEKTIESIQEIDFIVEGKEIITVNNDKNGFWLKIPIQNKTLLKEWYLEIGSGHGDLEFYIPETNNSIKTYRKILLAEKIPFSERLIQTDRFLLPLFLLQNQSMTIFVRGESNYFQAPVRIAPLKYYFERDHKADIAEGVYYGFVIVMFLYNLFVFFTLRERGYLYYVGYLLFFGLAMAQIRGHGFEFLWFSFPLINNYAPLFYVFGGICASLFLIDFLHTQKNSRFFHITLHITIYAFALAGVASILGFKNIASYINQVVGAISTLNSLAAAIYVYYTGYKPAKYIIVAWSGYLLGILVFVLAGVDIIPYNTFTSSGILLGSAVEMILLSVALAARIEFYKKGREELQAKMLKTSEEHREFVETQNKRLEERVVERTEELNVVNEELSVNLERLHEQNVVIEKKNQDITASINYAKRIQDAMLPSLEEIASIFPNFFVFFEPRDIVSGDFYYFKQINQKVIVGAIDCTGHGVPGAFMSLIGNDLLNEIVENKSVTQASHILDKLDEGITKVLRQTDTQVRDGMDAAFCVYDIETQVMEYAGARNPLIYIENEELKIIKADRQSIGGNLIKNQFNKKYFTNHILNTHETTSFYLFTDGFQDQFGGEADKKFTTKRFRNVLVEVSKLPFSQQQEFLKNTLKNWMGYTNRQIDDILVFGFKVGK, from the coding sequence ATGATTATTTTGTTGTGCTTTTCCAACTCTGCTTTTGCTCAATCGGTCTCTACTACTTTTTTATCAGACTCTACTCAATCTTATATCATTACAGATAAAATAGGCATTTTTAGAGAGGAAAATCAACAAGAAAAAACTATTGAGTCTATACAAGAAATTGATTTTATAGTTGAAGGAAAGGAAATAATTACTGTCAATAATGATAAAAATGGCTTTTGGTTGAAAATTCCTATTCAAAACAAAACTCTTCTTAAAGAATGGTATTTAGAAATAGGTAGTGGACATGGAGATTTAGAATTTTATATTCCTGAAACAAATAACTCTATAAAGACCTATCGGAAGATATTACTTGCAGAAAAAATACCCTTCTCAGAACGTTTGATACAAACAGATAGATTTTTACTGCCTTTATTTTTACTACAAAATCAGTCCATGACTATTTTTGTACGTGGAGAAAGTAATTATTTTCAAGCTCCTGTTCGTATTGCTCCTTTAAAATATTACTTTGAAAGAGATCATAAAGCAGATATAGCAGAGGGAGTTTATTATGGCTTTGTGATAGTGATGTTTTTGTACAATCTATTTGTATTTTTTACTTTGAGAGAACGAGGTTATCTTTATTATGTAGGTTATCTGCTTTTCTTTGGTCTTGCAATGGCTCAAATTAGAGGTCATGGTTTTGAGTTTTTATGGTTTAGTTTTCCTCTTATAAATAATTACGCTCCACTTTTTTATGTTTTTGGGGGAATTTGTGCCAGTTTATTTTTGATAGATTTTCTTCATACTCAAAAGAACTCACGCTTTTTTCACATCACTTTACATATTACTATTTATGCGTTTGCATTAGCTGGTGTAGCAAGTATTTTAGGTTTCAAAAATATTGCTTCTTATATCAATCAAGTTGTTGGAGCAATATCTACTCTAAATTCATTAGCTGCTGCTATCTATGTCTATTATACTGGATATAAACCTGCAAAATATATTATAGTGGCTTGGTCTGGATATTTATTAGGTATTCTTGTTTTTGTTTTGGCAGGAGTAGATATTATTCCCTACAATACATTCACTTCTAGTGGCATCTTACTAGGCTCAGCAGTAGAAATGATACTGCTTTCGGTTGCTTTAGCTGCAAGAATAGAATTTTATAAAAAAGGTAGAGAAGAACTACAAGCCAAAATGTTAAAAACCTCGGAAGAGCACCGAGAGTTTGTCGAAACACAAAACAAACGATTAGAAGAACGAGTAGTTGAGCGCACAGAAGAGTTGAATGTAGTCAATGAAGAGCTTTCAGTAAACCTTGAACGTTTGCACGAACAGAATGTTGTTATTGAGAAAAAGAACCAAGATATTACGGCTAGTATCAATTATGCAAAGCGCATACAAGATGCAATGCTACCAAGTTTGGAAGAAATAGCAAGTATTTTTCCTAACTTTTTTGTGTTTTTTGAGCCTAGAGATATTGTTTCTGGAGACTTTTATTATTTCAAACAAATCAATCAGAAAGTAATTGTAGGTGCAATAGATTGTACAGGTCATGGCGTTCCAGGGGCTTTTATGTCTTTAATTGGAAATGATTTATTAAATGAAATTGTAGAGAATAAATCTGTTACTCAAGCCTCTCATATTTTGGACAAATTAGACGAAGGAATCACAAAAGTATTGCGTCAGACAGATACTCAAGTACGGGATGGAATGGATGCAGCTTTTTGTGTTTATGACATAGAAACTCAGGTTATGGAATATGCAGGAGCAAGAAACCCTCTTATTTATATTGAAAATGAAGAATTAAAAATCATAAAAGCAGACAGACAATCTATTGGTGGAAATCTTATCAAAAATCAGTTCAATAAAAAATATTTTACCAATCATATTTTAAATACACATGAGACGACTAGTTTCTATTTATTTACAGATGGTTTCCAAGACCAGTTTGGAGGAGAAGCAGATAAAAAGTTTACTACCAAGAGATTTAGAAATGTTTTAGTAGAAGTATCAAAACTACCTTTTTCGCAACAACAAGAGTTTTTAAAAAACACACTCAAAAACTGGATGGGTTATACCAACCGACAGATTGATGATATTTTAGTATTTGGATTTAAAGTAGGAAAATAA
- a CDS encoding GRAM domain-containing protein: MAFQLPKNETLQGKWTFHYLSPAQNKYNGILYLTKKNLYFEGNFQIENLSVSAIEGGFVIPLEDINAMATQKVMLLFNQLHIQMKDKEVHIFDRGVLPVGGVIKKIEEYRGK; encoded by the coding sequence ATGGCTTTCCAACTCCCAAAAAACGAAACTTTACAAGGAAAATGGACTTTTCATTACCTTTCTCCAGCGCAAAATAAGTACAACGGAATCCTTTATCTGACAAAGAAAAATCTTTATTTTGAAGGAAATTTTCAGATAGAAAATCTTAGTGTAAGTGCCATTGAAGGTGGTTTTGTGATTCCTTTAGAAGACATCAATGCAATGGCTACCCAAAAAGTAATGCTACTTTTCAATCAATTACATATTCAAATGAAGGATAAAGAAGTTCATATTTTTGATAGAGGGGTTTTGCCTGTTGGTGGTGTGATAAAGAAGATTGAGGAGTATAGAGGGAAATAG
- a CDS encoding metal ABC transporter permease, with translation MNDFQIILVGILVAISCAILGCFLVLRKMAMVGDAISHAVLPGIVIAFLVVQRFDSIFMLIGAAILGVFTTLLIEFLHKQGKLQTDASIGVSFTSLFALGVILISVFASKVDLDAECVLFGEIAYVPLHVWRINLGDGAILNLGAKAAWWIGSVLLIILFFVTVFYKEMLLTTFDPAFASAIGINVSVWHYSLMSLVSLATVAAFESVGAVLVLSFLVVPPATAYLLTTNFKKMLFLSCFIGIIVAILGYYTAAFLNASIAGSMTSVAGVIFALVFVFVRIKK, from the coding sequence ATGAATGATTTTCAGATAATATTAGTTGGCATTTTGGTTGCCATTAGTTGTGCTATTTTAGGATGTTTTTTGGTTTTACGCAAAATGGCAATGGTAGGCGATGCCATTTCTCATGCTGTTTTACCAGGGATTGTAATTGCTTTTTTGGTTGTTCAGCGTTTCGATTCTATTTTTATGCTTATTGGTGCTGCTATTTTGGGCGTTTTTACAACACTTTTGATTGAGTTTTTGCACAAACAAGGAAAACTCCAAACAGATGCTTCCATTGGCGTTTCCTTTACATCACTTTTTGCTTTGGGGGTAATTCTTATTTCAGTTTTTGCCAGTAAAGTTGATTTAGATGCCGAATGTGTGCTTTTTGGTGAAATTGCGTATGTTCCTCTACACGTTTGGCGCATAAATTTAGGCGATGGTGCAATACTGAATTTGGGTGCAAAGGCTGCTTGGTGGATTGGTTCGGTACTTCTAATTATCCTGTTTTTTGTAACTGTTTTCTATAAAGAAATGCTCCTCACGACCTTTGATCCAGCTTTTGCTTCTGCTATCGGAATTAATGTTTCGGTTTGGCATTATTCACTAATGAGTTTGGTTTCTTTGGCTACCGTTGCAGCTTTTGAGTCTGTGGGAGCTGTTTTGGTGCTTTCATTTTTGGTTGTTCCTCCTGCAACAGCTTATTTATTGACTACCAATTTCAAAAAAATGCTTTTTCTATCCTGTTTTATTGGAATAATTGTGGCTATTTTGGGCTATTATACGGCTGCTTTTCTGAATGCTTCCATTGCAGGTTCGATGACAAGTGTGGCAGGTGTTATTTTTGCGCTTGTTTTTGTGTTTGTTCGGATTAAGAAATAA
- a CDS encoding MmcQ/YjbR family DNA-binding protein → MDIESFRDFCLSFPAVTEGLPFGEDTLVFKVEGKMFALISLNKPDGFNVKCDPEKAIELREKYDCIKAGYHMNKKHWNTIYFGGINTEFETLLTEKQLKHWIRHSYELVVSKLPKKIRVVVQVELEKIDPN, encoded by the coding sequence ATGGATATAGAATCATTTAGAGATTTTTGTCTTTCCTTTCCTGCTGTGACAGAAGGTTTGCCATTTGGAGAAGATACTCTAGTTTTTAAGGTAGAAGGAAAAATGTTTGCACTCATCAGTCTCAATAAACCTGATGGTTTTAATGTAAAGTGTGACCCTGAAAAAGCTATAGAATTACGAGAAAAATATGACTGTATTAAAGCTGGTTATCACATGAATAAGAAACATTGGAATACAATTTATTTTGGAGGAATAAATACAGAATTCGAAACTTTACTTACAGAAAAACAGCTCAAACATTGGATTCGTCATTCTTATGAACTCGTTGTTAGTAAGCTACCCAAAAAGATTAGAGTAGTAGTACAAGTTGAGTTGGAAAAAATAGATCCGAATTAA
- a CDS encoding CDP-alcohol phosphatidyltransferase family protein, with translation MKKHIPNFLTCCNLFFGCIGIIFSFKNSLDIAAYCIGIAAIFDFLDGFVARILKVSSPIGKELDSLADCVTFGVLPAFILYQLMISASLEKVSQDLVEGQIPTAMDSYLPYVALLIAIFSALRLAKFNVDTRQSDSFIGVPTPANAILIGSIPLILLQNPTYSAIILNPILLVVLAIVMSLLLVAELPLFALKFKSFAFKGNEIRYIFLLSSVLLLIFLQYLGIPLIILLYVVLSVINNIISVKVTDEDKLIEKK, from the coding sequence ATGAAAAAACATATTCCTAACTTTTTGACGTGCTGCAATTTATTTTTTGGCTGCATCGGTATTATTTTTAGCTTCAAAAACTCACTTGATATTGCTGCTTATTGTATCGGAATTGCTGCTATTTTTGATTTTTTAGATGGTTTTGTAGCAAGAATATTGAAAGTCAGTTCGCCCATCGGAAAAGAATTAGATTCTTTGGCTGATTGTGTAACTTTTGGTGTTTTGCCTGCTTTTATTTTGTATCAACTCATGATTTCGGCAAGTTTAGAAAAGGTATCTCAAGATTTAGTAGAAGGACAAATTCCGACAGCAATGGATTCTTATTTGCCTTACGTTGCACTTCTAATTGCCATTTTTTCGGCTTTGCGTTTGGCTAAATTTAATGTTGATACTCGTCAGTCAGATTCGTTTATTGGTGTTCCTACACCTGCAAATGCTATTTTGATTGGTTCGATTCCTCTTATTTTACTGCAAAATCCAACGTATTCTGCCATTATTTTAAATCCTATTTTATTAGTTGTTTTGGCTATTGTGATGAGTTTGCTTTTGGTGGCAGAACTTCCACTTTTTGCATTAAAGTTTAAATCTTTTGCCTTCAAAGGAAATGAAATTCGTTATATTTTCCTTCTTTCAAGTGTTCTTTTATTGATTTTCTTGCAGTATTTGGGAATTCCTTTAATAATTTTACTTTATGTTGTGCTTTCTGTGATTAATAATATAATTTCTGTAAAAGTAACTGATGAAGATAAATTGATTGAGAAAAAATAA
- a CDS encoding 7TM diverse intracellular signaling domain-containing protein codes for MKNIYSKYNIKFVLNKKTNNSILVFILISFFICFFNSAFSQEISTIDLDNETKFYSIANRIGIFKENPDKKENIETIQNVYFEQEINKFINLNGKNQKIWLKIPLKNKTDLEKWYFEIGSGRAKINIFIPQADQTYKKIELGYNKPFKERILQTDRFLIPLQLEKEESQTLFVSIESHYFQAPIHVAPWEYYFERDHKVDLAEGMYYGFILVMFLYNLFLYFTLKEKGYLYYIIYLLTLGLGIAQLRGHSFEFLWGNHPWVNDYDPIIYSVSSIFANLFFIDFLHTKRNAIVFHRILQGLIVCFIFIIFVVLFGYKALGSSMNQAALGFSCLNGLLVAIFIYYKGYKPAQYMIVAWSSYLIGLFIFILAGAGIIDYNDFTSSGLLIGSAIEVVVLSVALAAKIDFYKKNQAELQAKMLKTSEEHRVFVETQNKRLEDRVVERTEELNVVNEELSVNLERLHEQNIVIEKKNQDITASITYAKRIQDAMLPSLEEITTVFPNSFVFFEPRDIVSGDFYYFKQVNQKVIIGAIDCTGHGVPGAFMSLIGNDLLNEIVESKSVTKASHILDRLDEGITKVLRQTDTRIRDGMDAAFCVYDLETQVMEYAGARNPLIYIENGELKTIKADRQSIGGNLIKNQFNKKSFTNHTLDFTQKISVYLFTDGFQDQFGGAKDKKYTTKRFRETLLEASKQPFLEQQEFLRLTLKNWMGYTNRQIDDILVFGFEIDKTN; via the coding sequence TTGAAAAATATTTATTCTAAATACAATATAAAATTTGTTTTAAATAAAAAAACAAATAATTCTATTTTAGTATTTATACTAATATCTTTTTTTATATGTTTCTTTAACTCTGCTTTTTCTCAGGAAATTTCTACTATAGACTTAGATAATGAAACAAAATTCTACTCAATAGCCAACAGAATCGGAATTTTTAAAGAAAATCCAGATAAAAAAGAAAATATAGAAACTATACAAAATGTATATTTTGAGCAAGAAATAAATAAATTTATTAATCTTAATGGAAAAAATCAAAAAATTTGGCTCAAAATACCTCTAAAAAATAAAACAGATTTAGAAAAATGGTATTTTGAAATAGGAAGTGGAAGAGCCAAAATAAATATTTTTATCCCACAAGCTGACCAAACATATAAAAAAATAGAACTGGGATATAACAAGCCTTTCAAAGAAAGAATCCTCCAAACTGACCGTTTCCTAATTCCCCTTCAACTAGAAAAAGAAGAATCACAAACCCTATTTGTAAGTATAGAGAGTCATTATTTTCAAGCTCCTATCCATGTTGCGCCTTGGGAATATTATTTTGAGAGAGACCACAAAGTAGATTTAGCTGAAGGAATGTATTATGGTTTTATTTTGGTTATGTTTCTTTATAATCTCTTTCTCTACTTTACACTAAAAGAAAAAGGATATTTATATTATATTATTTACCTACTTACTCTAGGCTTAGGTATTGCTCAGTTGAGAGGACACAGTTTTGAGTTTTTATGGGGAAATCATCCTTGGGTAAATGATTATGACCCTATTATTTATTCTGTATCAAGCATTTTTGCGAATTTATTTTTTATAGATTTTCTTCATACAAAACGTAATGCTATAGTATTTCATCGCATACTACAAGGATTAATAGTCTGCTTTATTTTCATAATTTTTGTTGTTCTTTTTGGTTATAAAGCATTGGGTTCTTCTATGAATCAAGCTGCTCTTGGATTTTCGTGTCTAAATGGTCTTCTGGTTGCTATTTTTATCTATTATAAAGGATATAAACCTGCCCAATATATGATTGTAGCTTGGTCATCTTATCTAATAGGATTATTTATTTTTATATTAGCAGGAGCAGGAATAATTGATTATAACGATTTTACTTCTAGTGGTCTTTTGATTGGTTCTGCAATAGAAGTGGTTGTTCTTTCTGTAGCATTGGCTGCCAAAATAGATTTCTACAAAAAAAATCAGGCAGAGTTACAAGCAAAAATGTTAAAAACATCTGAAGAACACAGAGTATTTGTAGAGACACAAAATAAACGATTAGAAGACCGAGTTGTCGAACGCACAGAAGAATTAAATGTAGTCAATGAAGAGCTTTCAGTAAATCTTGAACGATTACATGAGCAAAATATAGTCATTGAGAAAAAAAATCAAGACATTACAGCTAGTATAACTTATGCAAAACGAATACAAGATGCAATGCTTCCTAGTTTAGAAGAAATTACAACTGTTTTTCCCAATTCTTTTGTGTTTTTTGAGCCTAGAGATATTGTTTCAGGAGATTTTTATTATTTCAAACAAGTTAATCAAAAGGTAATTATTGGAGCTATTGATTGTACAGGTCATGGCGTTCCAGGGGCTTTTATGTCTTTGATTGGAAATGATTTACTCAATGAAATAGTAGAATCAAAATCAGTTACAAAGGCATCTCATATTTTAGATAGATTAGATGAAGGAATTACAAAAGTTCTTCGCCAAACAGATACTAGAATACGTGATGGAATGGATGCAGCTTTTTGTGTCTATGATTTGGAAACTCAAGTCATGGAATATGCAGGAGCAAGAAATCCTCTTATTTATATAGAAAATGGTGAACTAAAAACTATAAAGGCAGACAGACAATCTATTGGAGGAAATCTTATCAAAAATCAATTCAATAAAAAATCATTTACTAACCATACATTAGATTTTACACAGAAAATAAGTGTTTATTTATTTACAGATGGCTTTCAAGATCAGTTTGGAGGAGCAAAAGATAAAAAATATACTACAAAAAGATTTAGAGAAACACTCTTAGAAGCCTCAAAACAACCTTTTTTAGAACAACAAGAGTTTTTAAGGCTTACACTCAAAAATTGGATGGGTTATACAAACCGACAAATTGACGACATCTTAGTATTTGGGTTTGAAATAGACAAAACGAATTAA
- a CDS encoding SMI1/KNR4 family protein: MQYITSLVEVLKSKGENFKPLNQKKINNLQKKYDIILPKAYIEFLSVMGKGANRFMLGSSVFYPELFELQEWGKELAEENNISEFPKNAFIFWMHQGYQMAYFLLDSSPNHTVYYFSEINTEWKRVNSFTKFLEQQLIFSGLKSNK, encoded by the coding sequence TTGCAATACATAACTTCATTAGTAGAAGTTTTGAAATCAAAAGGTGAAAATTTCAAACCATTGAATCAGAAAAAAATAAATAATTTACAGAAAAAATATGATATTATTTTACCTAAAGCATATATAGAATTTTTGTCAGTTATGGGAAAAGGTGCTAATCGATTTATGCTAGGTTCTTCTGTATTTTATCCAGAACTTTTTGAGTTGCAAGAATGGGGAAAAGAGTTAGCAGAGGAAAATAATATTTCTGAGTTTCCAAAAAATGCTTTTATATTTTGGATGCATCAAGGTTATCAAATGGCGTATTTCTTATTAGATAGTTCTCCCAATCATACTGTTTACTATTTTTCTGAAATAAATACTGAATGGAAGAGAGTAAACTCTTTTACGAAATTTTTAGAACAACAATTAATTTTTTCAGGGTTAAAGTCAAATAAATAG
- a CDS encoding antibiotic biosynthesis monooxygenase family protein — protein sequence MNLLRVVRMTFEEKHIQDFIANFEENKTKIRHFEGCKHLELWQDAHNPCVFLTYSHWESEEKLNNYRRSELFGKVWKTTKQWFSDKPVAFSSFQKVLVE from the coding sequence ATGAACTTATTACGTGTCGTCAGAATGACTTTTGAAGAAAAACATATTCAAGATTTTATTGCTAATTTTGAAGAAAACAAAACAAAAATCCGTCATTTTGAGGGGTGTAAACATTTAGAATTATGGCAAGATGCTCATAATCCGTGTGTTTTTCTGACATACAGCCATTGGGAAAGTGAAGAGAAACTAAATAATTATAGAAGATCAGAGCTATTTGGAAAAGTTTGGAAGACTACAAAACAATGGTTTTCTGATAAACCTGTTGCTTTTTCTTCTTTTCAGAAGGTTTTAGTGGAATAA
- a CDS encoding OmpA family protein, whose amino-acid sequence MIKKINIRVLFLISFFFIESYLQSNCVYSQVFLPVDLVSDHSDDKLPVHSIFVGEDNHKWIGTENGVYQIEEVTEEALVNANEFLPKTSILLIKKAPNDKVWFVTYSNEITVLDIKTKQQEKQNFDFLKGKIVSSLAFSNDSKIVWVASRGNGLWKKTGTNTTKIQIEKRNEEENINDILFFNGMIWAATETGLYYSKNVSANDKKHKFKSVSDFTKGSKMIVYKNQLWVLGYDKKDKGTLKTTTDGRKWTSYSLSESFEYQVPNIMEFDSKGNLWVAADRVAKFELLGNKKWTEFGEKQGFQSKSALSLAVDKNDNVWVGTEGRGLFVRVNYPEKLTKKEDDLEQEIETIADLEELKEDKNLSELLNTEETEAIKGKKLRLKVQFKTAKADILPEYEDELNELVTFMNKNTEIRILIEGHTAPIGNAQKNQELSEQRAVEVRNYLIAKGISQNRIRTVGYGGTRPISTNPEQMKENRRVEVIFVD is encoded by the coding sequence ATGATAAAAAAAATAAATATACGAGTTCTGTTTTTGATTAGTTTCTTTTTTATAGAATCTTATTTGCAATCTAACTGTGTTTACTCACAAGTGTTCCTGCCAGTTGATTTGGTTTCTGACCATTCTGACGACAAACTGCCTGTTCATTCTATTTTTGTAGGCGAAGATAATCATAAATGGATAGGAACAGAAAACGGAGTCTATCAAATTGAAGAAGTAACCGAAGAAGCTCTCGTAAATGCAAATGAATTTTTACCAAAAACTTCTATTTTGCTTATCAAAAAAGCTCCCAATGATAAAGTTTGGTTTGTTACCTACTCTAATGAAATTACAGTATTAGATATAAAAACGAAGCAACAAGAAAAGCAAAATTTTGATTTTCTCAAAGGTAAAATAGTTAGTAGTCTAGCTTTCTCAAATGATTCTAAAATAGTTTGGGTAGCCAGTAGAGGAAATGGTCTGTGGAAAAAAACAGGTACGAATACTACAAAAATTCAAATAGAAAAACGAAATGAGGAAGAAAATATAAATGATATTTTATTTTTTAATGGAATGATTTGGGCTGCTACCGAAACAGGACTTTATTATTCAAAAAATGTTTCTGCAAATGATAAAAAACACAAATTCAAATCTGTATCTGATTTTACAAAAGGAAGTAAGATGATAGTTTATAAAAATCAGTTATGGGTTTTGGGATACGATAAAAAAGATAAAGGAACACTCAAAACCACAACAGACGGCAGAAAATGGACAAGCTATTCACTTTCAGAATCTTTTGAATACCAAGTTCCGAATATAATGGAATTTGATAGCAAAGGTAATTTGTGGGTTGCTGCTGATAGAGTGGCAAAATTTGAGCTTTTAGGAAATAAAAAATGGACAGAATTTGGAGAAAAACAAGGTTTTCAAAGTAAGTCGGCACTTTCTTTAGCAGTTGATAAAAATGATAATGTTTGGGTTGGAACAGAAGGAAGAGGACTTTTTGTAAGAGTAAATTATCCTGAAAAGCTGACAAAAAAAGAGGACGACTTAGAACAAGAAATCGAAACCATTGCTGATTTAGAAGAATTGAAAGAAGATAAAAATCTATCTGAATTATTGAATACAGAAGAAACAGAAGCTATAAAAGGAAAAAAACTAAGACTGAAAGTTCAGTTCAAAACAGCAAAAGCTGATATTTTGCCTGAATATGAAGATGAACTAAATGAGCTTGTTACCTTTATGAACAAAAATACAGAAATACGGATTTTGATAGAAGGACATACTGCACCTATCGGAAATGCTCAGAAGAATCAAGAGTTATCCGAACAAAGAGCTGTTGAAGTAAGAAATTATTTGATTGCAAAAGGAATAAGTCAGAACCGAATTCGAACAGTAGGCTATGGTGGAACTCGCCCAATTTCTACAAACCCAGAACAAATGAAGGAAAATAGAAGAGTAGAAGTTATCTTTGTAGATTAA